Proteins encoded in a region of the Nitrospinota bacterium genome:
- the ruvC gene encoding crossover junction endodeoxyribonuclease RuvC, translating into MGIDPGTQATGYGVVEADGRTLAAIAWGVVRGPARAPLAERLKAMSDGLREAIATYQPDVVAVEDTFYAQNVKSALALGQARGVALVAAADAGLEVVTYPARTVKQAIVGYGGAEKDQVQSMVARLLGLGEPPQPYDAADALAVAICHCHTSTTQARLRAAQ; encoded by the coding sequence ATAGGGATCGACCCTGGGACCCAGGCCACCGGCTACGGCGTCGTCGAAGCCGACGGCCGGACTCTCGCCGCCATCGCCTGGGGAGTCGTCCGAGGCCCCGCCCGCGCCCCCCTGGCCGAGCGCCTCAAAGCGATGAGCGACGGACTCCGCGAGGCCATCGCCACATACCAGCCCGACGTTGTCGCCGTCGAGGACACCTTCTACGCGCAAAACGTCAAATCCGCCCTGGCCCTCGGCCAGGCCCGCGGAGTGGCGCTTGTGGCGGCGGCGGATGCGGGCCTCGAGGTGGTGACCTACCCGGCCCGGACCGTTAAGCAGGCCATCGTGGGTTACGGGGGGGCGGAGAAAGACCAAGTCCAGTCAATGGTGGCCCGTCTTCTGGGGCTCGGCGAGCCTCCTCAACCATACGATGCCGCCGACGCCCTCGCTGTTGCCATCTGCCATTGCCACACATCCACGACGCAGGCCCGCCTTAGGGCCGCTCAATGA
- a CDS encoding YebC/PmpR family DNA-binding transcriptional regulator yields the protein MSGHSKWHSIRHKKAVVDAKRGKQFAKLIKEITVAARLGGGDTDANPRLRTAITSAKAMNMPADNIKRSIQRGTGELEGVQYEEVVYEGYGPGGVAVFVEALTDNKNRTVAELRHVFTKHGGNLSEPGSVAWMFSKKGIFMVEEEAVGEDRLMEVALEAGADDISLDEGAYEVTCPWELFASLREALGDADIPTTLAEVIQAPQSTIKLEGSEGQQVLRLMEGLEDHDDVQNVSANFDIPAEVMEEVGA from the coding sequence ATGTCTGGACATTCCAAGTGGCACTCCATTCGGCATAAAAAGGCCGTGGTTGATGCCAAGCGGGGCAAGCAGTTCGCCAAGTTGATTAAGGAGATTACGGTGGCAGCCCGCCTAGGCGGCGGCGACACCGACGCCAACCCACGCCTTAGGACTGCAATCACATCGGCCAAGGCCATGAACATGCCTGCCGATAATATCAAGCGGTCAATCCAGCGTGGAACGGGTGAGCTTGAAGGGGTCCAATACGAGGAGGTCGTCTACGAGGGTTACGGCCCGGGCGGGGTCGCGGTTTTCGTCGAAGCGCTTACCGACAACAAGAACCGCACCGTGGCGGAGCTCAGGCACGTCTTTACCAAACACGGCGGCAACCTCTCAGAGCCCGGGAGTGTGGCGTGGATGTTCTCCAAGAAGGGAATTTTCATGGTGGAGGAGGAGGCGGTCGGGGAAGATCGCCTCATGGAGGTCGCCCTCGAGGCGGGAGCAGACGATATCTCCCTGGACGAGGGCGCCTACGAGGTGACCTGCCCGTGGGAGCTATTCGCCAGCCTTAGAGAAGCGCTCGGGGATGCCGACATCCCGACGACCCTGGCCGAAGTTATCCAGGCGCCCCAGAGCACTATCAAGCTCGAAGGGAGCGAGGGCCAACAGGTCCTCCGCCTCATGGAAGGGCTGGAGGACCACGACGACGTCCAGAACGTCTCGGCGAACTTCGACATACCCGCCGAGGTCATGGAGGAGGTGGGTGCCTAA